A window of the Equus asinus isolate D_3611 breed Donkey chromosome 20, EquAss-T2T_v2, whole genome shotgun sequence genome harbors these coding sequences:
- the LOC106823647 gene encoding olfactory receptor 7D2, which produces MEAENQTGISEFILLGFSEEPELQPFIFGLFLSMYLVTVLGNLLIILAISSDSHLHTPMYFFLTNLSLVDICFSTTIVPRILVNIHTENKAISYMDCLTQVYFSMFFPILDTLLLTVMAYDRFVAICHPLHYTVVMNPRLCGMLVFITWFIGVMTSLLHILLIMHLTFCKDLEIPHFFCELTHILKLACSDTFLNSTLIYFMTGVLGVFPLIGILFSYSQIASSIRKMSSSGGKQKAFSTCGSHLSVVSLFYGTGVAVYFTSAVTHSSQKISVASVMYTVVTPMLNPFIYSLRNKDVKGALGRLLSRSASCLW; this is translated from the coding sequence ATGGAAGCAGAAAACCAAACAGGAATTTCAGAGTTCATCCTCCTTGGATTCTCTGAGGAACCAGAACTGCAGCCTTTCATATTTGGACTCTTCCTGTCCATGTACCTGGTCACTGTGCTTGGGAACCTGCTCATCATCCTGGCCATCAGCTCTGACTCTcacctccacacacccatgtacttcttccttacCAATCTGTCCTTGGTTGACATCTGTTTCAGTACCACCATAGTCCCCAGGATACTGGTGAACATCCATACAGAGAACAAAGCCATCTCCTACATGGACTGCCTCACTCAGgtatatttttccatgttttttcctATCCTGGACACTCTACTCCTtactgtgatggcctatgaccggttCGTGGCCATCTGTCACCCCCTACACTACACAGTTGTTATGAACCCCCGCCTCTGTGGTATGCTGGTTTTTATTACCTGGTTCATTGGTGTTATGACATCTCTCCTTCATATCTTGCTGATAATGCATCTGACCTTCTGTAAAGATCTTGAAATTCCACATTTCTTCTGTGAGCTGACACACATTCTCAAGTTGGCCTGCTCTGATACCTTCCTGAACAGcactttgatatattttatgACTGGTGTGCTGGGTGTTTTTCCCCTCATTGGGATCCTTTTCTCCTACTCACAAATTGCTTCATCCATAAGGAAGATGTCCTCATCTGGGGGAAAGCAAAAAGCATTTTCCACCTGTGGGTCCCACCTCTCagttgtttctttattttatggGACAGGCGTTGCTGTCTACTTCACTTCTGCAGTGACTCACTCTTCCCAGAAAATCTCAGTGGCCTCAGTGATGTACACCGTGGtcacccccatgctgaaccccttcatctacagcctgaggaacaaggatgtgaagggGGCCCTGGGAAGGCTCCTCAGCAGATCAGCCTCTTGTCTGTGGTAG